The following coding sequences are from one Dermacentor silvarum isolate Dsil-2018 chromosome 4, BIME_Dsil_1.4, whole genome shotgun sequence window:
- the LOC119449062 gene encoding uncharacterized protein LOC119449062, giving the protein MSHLWLVTCANSLSKQKVVDKGELLVKGLKCLVIDPESRNIKMKLLWLPPHLEQKRIVEALEPYGMAQSITREMWHCEGMESWQMTNRDVEFTLKEDLSTSCLPHLLTIFGHQCLLLIPGRPPLCLRCNRVGHIRRQCKTPRCAKCHRYGHNAEACVGTYADKLRGSKPVDDDTIVNHLMDVSEVVDASGEAPAEDHRAEEVQISTAADTTTAKVTEEHTVTNREKDPCATWAESPPFRDQLHPAEDTEMTETSKKRPAPADGLECSGKEPKVAAVKAKKPLHGAPVSEDAAAVQEVAAAATPQRGGTGRTKVAALRVGAAPQ; this is encoded by the coding sequence atgagccatcTGTGGCTCGTGACCTGTGCCAACAGCCTTTCCAAGCAGAAGGTTGTCgataaaggtgagctacttgtcaAAGGACTGAAGTGCCTTGTCATCGACCCAGAAAGCCGGAACATCAAAATGAAGCTTCTGTGGCTTCCTCCTCACCTAGAACAGAAGCGTATTGTTGAAGCATTGGAACCATATGGCATGGCGCAATCCATAACCAGAGAAATGTGGCATTGCGAGGGCATGGAGAGTTGGCAGATGACGAATCGTGATGTAGAATTCACGCTCAAAGAAGACCTCTCTACCAGTTGCCTCCCTCATCTTCTGACGATCTTCGGACATCAATGCTTACTTTTGATTCCCGGACGACCTCCCTTGTGCCTTCGATGCAACAGAGTAGGGCACATAAGAAGACAGTGCAAAACACCACGCTGCGCGAAGTGCCACCGTTATGGTCATAACGCAGAGGCATGCGTTGGCacgtatgctgacaagcttcgtggcagTAAACCGGTGGACGATGACACCATCGTTAACCACCTCATGGATGTAAGTGAGGTCGTAGATGCCTCTGGCGAAGCGCCTGCTGAAGACCACCGGGCTGAGGAAGTGCAAATATCGACAGCTGCGGACACAACTACAGCGAAGGTTACTGAAGAACATACAGTGACTAACCGTGAAAAGGACCCATGTGCAACGTGGGCCGAATCACCACCATTTCGGGACCAGCTTCATCCTGCCGAGGATACTGAAATGACTGAGACATCCAAGAAGCGTCCAGCGCCGGCAGATGGTTTGGAGTGCTCTGGGAAAGAGCCAAAGGTCGCCGCGGTGAAGGCGAAGAAACCCCTTCATGGAGCCCCTGTGAGTGAAGATGCCGCTGCAGTTCAAGAAGTTGCTGCAGCTGCGACTCCTCAAAGGGGTGGGACAGGCAGAACAAAGGTAGCAGCGCTACGTGTAGGCGCTGCGCCTCAGTAG